ATGTTGGCTTAGAATAACTTTCCGTTTTCCACATGCACAATATCGAATGCGCACAATTCTGACACGCCTATTCAAGTACGCCTGTCTTGTTCTGGTGCTGATGATCGGTATTTCGGTGCTGGCTGTATACGCGATACGCCAGTATCCGCCGCCCACCAGCGCCTTCATGCTGCGCGCGTCAGTGCTGGCGGCCATGGATGGACGCAATGACTATGTCACGCATTATCAATGGATGGACATGGATCGCCTGCCGCCGATTGCGGGCCTGGCGATGGTGGCCGCGGAAGATCAACTTTTCCTGGAGCATCATGGCTTCGATGTGGAATCCATGGAGGAGGCCCTCCAGCGCAACGCGGAGGGCCATCGACTGCGAGGCGCCAGCACCATCAGCCAGCAGGTTGCCAAGAACCTGTTCCTGTGGCCGGGCAGGAGTTTCGTGCGCAAGGGGCTGGAGGCCTGGTTCACTGTGCTGCTGGAATGGCTGCTGCCCAAGCGGCGCATTCTGGAAATTTATCTCAACGTCGCCCAGTTCGGCGAAGGCATTTACGGTGTCACGGCGGCGGCACAGCACTATTTTCACAAATCACCGCTGGAACTCGCGCCCGTCGATTACGCCCTGCTGGCGGCGGTGTTGCCCAATCCGTTGCGTCTGCGGGTGGACAAGCCCTCGATCTACGTGCGCACGCGTCAGATCTGGATATTGGGCCAGATGCGGCATCTGGGACCGGGCTACATGGAGAAACTCTAACGGTGCGCCAGCTGGCTGTGTTTGACCGAATACATAAAGAAAATCACCATGCCGATGATCAGCCAGATCAGGAACCGCCACCAGGTGATCACCGGCAGAAAAATCATCAGGGCGCCGCAGGACAACGCCCCCAGCACCGGGATCAGCGGACTGCCGGGAAGCACGAAGGGCCGCGGCATGTCCGGGTGGGTCCGGCGCATCACGATGACACCTATGCAAACCATGACGAAGGCGGCCAGCGTGCCGATGTTCACCAGCTCCGCCAGTTCGCCGAGCGGGATGAAACCGGCAATCACCATAATGACGAGGCCGCAGATGACGATCACGCGCACCGGCGTGCGGGTGTACCGATTGGCCACCCCCAGCCATGCGGGCAGCAGGCCGTCGCGGCCCATCGCGAAGATGATGCGCGTGAGGCCGTAGTACAGCACCAGCATCACGGTGGTCAGCCCCATGAAGGCGCCGACCGAGACCAGTTTGGTGGCCCATTCGACGCCGACCTGCTCCAGCGCATACGCGACCGGATAGGACACGTTCAGTATTTTGTACGGGACCATGGCCGTCAGCAGGCCGGAAACAATGATGTAGATCACCGTGCAGAATGCCAGCGAACCGATGATGCCGATGGGCAGATCCCGGCGCGGATAGTGCGCCTCTTCCGCCGCCGTGGAAACCGCGTCGAAACCGACGTAGGCGAAGAACACGAGCGATGCGCCGGCCAGGACGCCGATCGGCCTGCCGTCCTCGCCGTGCCCGAACCAGCCGTAGGGCATGAACGGCGTCAGATTTTCCGAATGCACATTGCCCAGGGCGACGACGATGAATACCGCGATCGTGGACAGTTTGATGATGACTGCAATGGTATTGGTGCGCGCGCTCTCCTTGGCGCCGACGACAAGCAACAGCATCAACAGGAAAACGATGCCCATGGCCGGCAGGTTCATGTAACCGCCAAGCTTGGGCGCCTTGGTCAATGTTTCCGGGATCGTGACGTTGACGATGCTCAGCACCTTGCCGAAATAGCCCGACCAGCCGTTGGCCACCGCTGCCACCGACACGCCGTATTCGAGGATCAGATCCCAGCCGATGATCCAGGCGAAGATCTCGCCGAAGGCGGCGTAACTGTAGCCATAGGCGCTGCCACAGCCACCGACGCTCGCCGCCAGTTCCGCATAGGACAGCGCCGCGAAGGCGCAGGCGATGCCGGCGACAACGAATGACAGGACCACCGCGGGGCCGGCCTGCGTCGCCGCCGCGATGCCGGTCAGCACGAAAATACCGGTACCGATGATGGCGCCGATGCCGAGCAACGTGAGATCGAATGCGGTGAGACAGCGGCGCAACCCGCTGCCCGAATAGTCATCACCGGTCAGGGGTTTGGTGCGAAACAGGGAGCGTCGCATCATTATTCTTCAGAGTTTGAATCAGATCTCAACCTGGTAACCGACTTCAACCACGCGGTTCGGCGGCAGGCGGAAGAACCGGGCGGCGCTCAGGGCGTTTCGCGACATTACTGCGAACAGCTGCCGGCGCCAGAGTGACAGCGTCGAAGGCGCCGTTCCCGCAAGTATGGTCTCGCGCCCGAGGAAAAAAGTGGTGTCCATCGGATCGTAGCGAAAATGCGGCGTCACTGTTTCTTCCAGCACGCGCGGGAGGTCCGGACGTTCGAGGAAGCCGTAGTTGACGGTGACCCGGATCAATCCTCCTCCCACTGGTTCGATCTCGATGCGCTCTTCGGGCGGCATGTAGGGAATGCGTTCCGTGTCCACCGTCAGCAGAATCACGGTTTCATGCAGCACCTTGTTGTGTTTCATATTATGCAGCATCGCTCGCGGGATGCCGGCGTTTCTGGCGGTCAGAAACACCGCCGTACCGATCACACGCACGGGCGCATTTCTGCCCGTCAGGCTTTCGAGAAACAATTCGATGCTGAAATGTTCCTCCGCCACCTTGTGTACCAAAAGATCACGCCCTTTCTTCCATGTGTCCATGAGCGTAAAGATTACCACGCCGACAACGACGGGCATCCACCCGCCGGCCGGTATCTTGAGCAGGTTGGAAGTGAAAAATATGGCGTCGATGCCAAGGAAGGGGGTGAGCAGTGTCAGCGCCAACCAACGCGGCCACCGCCATATGCGTCTCGTCACAAAATACAGGAACAGTGTGGTTGCCAGCATGGTGGTGGACACCGCCACCCCGTAGGCCGCCGCCAGCCGGCTCGAATTGCGGAACCCCAATACCAGGGCCGCCGTGCCCAGCATGAACACCCAGTTCACCATCGGCACGTAGATCTGTCCGATGGATTTTGCCGAAGTCTGCTGGACTTCCAGGCGCGGGCAATAACCCAATTGTATCGCGGAATTGGCGACGGAAAAGGCACCGGAGATCGTCGCCTGTGAGGCAATGATCGTGGCCATCGTCGCCAGCAACACCATGGGCAACACGCCCCAGGCGGGCACGGTCTGGTAAAAGAGGTTGCTCGCGGCCTCCGGCGCGCGCAGCAACAATGCGCCCTGACCGAAATAATTCAGCAACAGGCTGGGCAGTGCCACGAAGGTCCACGCGATCTGGATGGGTACGCGCCCAAAATGTCCCATGTCCGCATACAGCGCCTCCCCGCCAGTGACCACCAGAAACACCGAACCCATCACCATGAAGGCCAGCCAGCCATTGTTCGTGAAAAAACCCAGGGCATAGTAAGGGTTGAGCGCCTGTAATACCGCGGGCGTCTGCCAGATGGATTGCAAACCGATGAGCGCCAAAACCATGAACCAGAGCAACACAATGGGGCCGAAGATGCCGCCAATGCGGGCAGTGCCGTAGTGCTGTCCCACATACAGAAGCACCAATATGATTAATGACAACGGAATAATGACAGGATGAAACAGGTGGCTCTCGACCTGCAAACCCTCAACCGCGCTCAACACCGAGATGGCCGGCGTAATCATCGCATCGGCGAACAGCAGCGAAGTGCCGACCAACCCCAGGAAGATGAACAACGGGCGCGCAGGCGCGCGTTTGCGGGTGCGTCCCACCACCAGCGCCATCAATGCCAGGTTACCGCCTTCACCGCGGTTGTCCGCCCGCAACATCAAGGCGACGTACTTTATGGAGATGACCAGTATGAGAACCCAGAAAATCAGCGACAGTATCCCGAGCACGTTATCGTGTGTGATGGAGAGTTGTTCATGCGCAAGGAAACACTCGCGGATGGCATACAATGGGCTGGTACCGATGTCGCCGAACACCACGCCCAGCGCGCCCAGCACCAGATACCGGCTGTATC
The sequence above is drawn from the Gammaproteobacteria bacterium genome and encodes:
- the mtgA gene encoding monofunctional biosynthetic peptidoglycan transglycosylase gives rise to the protein MRTILTRLFKYACLVLVLMIGISVLAVYAIRQYPPPTSAFMLRASVLAAMDGRNDYVTHYQWMDMDRLPPIAGLAMVAAEDQLFLEHHGFDVESMEEALQRNAEGHRLRGASTISQQVAKNLFLWPGRSFVRKGLEAWFTVLLEWLLPKRRILEIYLNVAQFGEGIYGVTAAAQHYFHKSPLELAPVDYALLAAVLPNPLRLRVDKPSIYVRTRQIWILGQMRHLGPGYMEKL
- a CDS encoding amino acid permease; this encodes MRRSLFRTKPLTGDDYSGSGLRRCLTAFDLTLLGIGAIIGTGIFVLTGIAAATQAGPAVVLSFVVAGIACAFAALSYAELAASVGGCGSAYGYSYAAFGEIFAWIIGWDLILEYGVSVAAVANGWSGYFGKVLSIVNVTIPETLTKAPKLGGYMNLPAMGIVFLLMLLLVVGAKESARTNTIAVIIKLSTIAVFIVVALGNVHSENLTPFMPYGWFGHGEDGRPIGVLAGASLVFFAYVGFDAVSTAAEEAHYPRRDLPIGIIGSLAFCTVIYIIVSGLLTAMVPYKILNVSYPVAYALEQVGVEWATKLVSVGAFMGLTTVMLVLYYGLTRIIFAMGRDGLLPAWLGVANRYTRTPVRVIVICGLVIMVIAGFIPLGELAELVNIGTLAAFVMVCIGVIVMRRTHPDMPRPFVLPGSPLIPVLGALSCGALMIFLPVITWWRFLIWLIIGMVIFFMYSVKHSQLAHR
- a CDS encoding potassium transporter Kup — encoded protein: MSRPASQFIRGEHTAGYSRYLVLGALGVVFGDIGTSPLYAIRECFLAHEQLSITHDNVLGILSLIFWVLILVISIKYVALMLRADNRGEGGNLALMALVVGRTRKRAPARPLFIFLGLVGTSLLFADAMITPAISVLSAVEGLQVESHLFHPVIIPLSLIILVLLYVGQHYGTARIGGIFGPIVLLWFMVLALIGLQSIWQTPAVLQALNPYYALGFFTNNGWLAFMVMGSVFLVVTGGEALYADMGHFGRVPIQIAWTFVALPSLLLNYFGQGALLLRAPEAASNLFYQTVPAWGVLPMVLLATMATIIASQATISGAFSVANSAIQLGYCPRLEVQQTSAKSIGQIYVPMVNWVFMLGTAALVLGFRNSSRLAAAYGVAVSTTMLATTLFLYFVTRRIWRWPRWLALTLLTPFLGIDAIFFTSNLLKIPAGGWMPVVVGVVIFTLMDTWKKGRDLLVHKVAEEHFSIELFLESLTGRNAPVRVIGTAVFLTARNAGIPRAMLHNMKHNKVLHETVILLTVDTERIPYMPPEERIEIEPVGGGLIRVTVNYGFLERPDLPRVLEETVTPHFRYDPMDTTFFLGRETILAGTAPSTLSLWRRQLFAVMSRNALSAARFFRLPPNRVVEVGYQVEI